One stretch of Tepidibacter hydrothermalis DNA includes these proteins:
- a CDS encoding response regulator: MKFYIVDDDISVVKVLENIIEYKNLGEVIGYSLSGEEGIKEILAKHPSIVIVDLLMPCKNGIEVVKAVKKIKSDIKFVMISQVSSKDMIAKAYNQGIEFFINKPINIIEVENVINNVKEKVEMHATLNSIKGMFKNLESNDTAASKKSEIAKIKYSLSKLGIIGEIGSKDIINICEYLIVKGDKHLNYKVSEMCKKLSNNPKAMEQRIRRAINKALNNIASLGIEDYMNDDFSTYSNLVFNFEDVKVQMDYIRGKNKSCGKISVKKFIEGLLIQNEIM, from the coding sequence ATGAAGTTTTATATAGTTGATGATGATATAAGTGTTGTGAAGGTTTTAGAAAATATAATAGAGTATAAAAATTTGGGAGAAGTAATAGGGTATTCTTTGAGTGGAGAAGAAGGTATAAAAGAAATACTAGCCAAACACCCAAGTATAGTTATTGTTGATTTATTGATGCCGTGTAAAAACGGGATAGAAGTTGTAAAGGCGGTAAAGAAAATCAAGTCTGATATTAAGTTTGTTATGATATCTCAGGTATCATCCAAAGATATGATAGCTAAGGCGTATAATCAAGGGATTGAGTTTTTTATAAATAAGCCTATCAATATAATAGAAGTTGAAAATGTTATAAATAATGTAAAAGAAAAGGTTGAAATGCATGCTACTTTGAATAGCATAAAGGGTATGTTTAAGAATTTGGAGTCTAATGATACGGCTGCAAGTAAGAAGTCGGAAATTGCAAAAATTAAGTATTCTCTTTCGAAGTTAGGAATAATAGGAGAAATAGGAAGTAAAGATATAATAAATATATGTGAATATCTTATAGTAAAAGGCGATAAACATTTAAATTACAAGGTTAGCGAAATGTGCAAAAAACTTAGTAATAACCCTAAAGCGATGGAACAAAGAATTAGAAGAGCTATAAATAAAGCTCTGAATAATATAGCGAGTTTGGGAATTGAAGATTATATGAACGATGATTTTTCGACATATTCAAATTTAGTATTTAATTTTGAAGATGTAAAAGTTCAAATGGACTATATAAGGGGCAAAAATAAGTCGTGTGGGAAGATTAGTGTTAAAAAGTTTATAGAAGGTTTGTTGATACAAAATGAAATTATGTAA
- the typA gene encoding translational GTPase TypA — translation MSKKQDIVNIAVIAHVDAGKSTLVDAFLNQSGVFRENQEVVDCVMDSNDLERERGITIYSKNCSIQYNGVKINIVDTPGHSDFSSEVERVIKTVDTVILLVDSSEGPMPQTRFVLQKSLELGIRPILFINKIDKKDQRAEEVVDMVFDLFVDLNANDEQLEFPIIYGIAKDGIAKRELDDDSTDLSPLFETILDHVDVYPDYDNESLQMQVSALGYDDYIGRLGIGRIYKGTLKEGETVAITKRDGSVGKGKVAKMFVYEGLNQVAKKEAKSGDIVVISGISDISIGETLCNEDNILPMPMINIEEPTLSMNFYVNDSPFVGQSGKFLTTRHLKDRLEKELEVNVGLKVDSLDTTDGYKVSGRGELHLSILIESMRREGYELAVSKPEVLMHKEDGVLLEPVERVILNVPDEYSGPVISKLNLRKGLMEGMSSENNYTKLEYIVPTRGLIGYRSEFINDTRGEGTIVRSFERFEEYKGEIPQRLNGVLISQAKGVAMAYSLFNLSDRATMFINPTTEVYEGMIIGMNSRKEDMTVNPCKNKKLTNTRSSGSDDAVKLSPPRTFTLEEALEFIADDELVEITPDAIRLRKKVLNENDRVKYNKNRK, via the coding sequence TGTCGAAAAAACAAGATATTGTAAATATAGCAGTTATTGCCCACGTTGATGCTGGAAAATCTACACTAGTAGATGCATTCTTAAATCAAAGTGGTGTTTTCAGAGAGAATCAAGAAGTTGTTGATTGTGTAATGGATAGTAATGATTTAGAGCGTGAAAGAGGTATAACTATATACTCTAAAAACTGCTCAATTCAATACAACGGAGTAAAAATAAATATAGTGGATACACCTGGTCACTCGGATTTCTCATCTGAGGTTGAAAGGGTTATAAAAACTGTTGATACAGTTATCCTACTTGTAGATTCAAGCGAAGGTCCTATGCCTCAAACTAGATTCGTTCTTCAAAAATCTTTAGAACTTGGAATTAGACCAATCCTATTTATAAACAAAATAGATAAAAAAGATCAAAGAGCTGAAGAAGTTGTAGATATGGTATTCGATTTATTCGTAGATTTAAATGCTAACGACGAACAATTAGAATTTCCAATTATATACGGTATTGCAAAAGATGGTATTGCAAAGAGAGAATTAGATGATGATAGTACTGATTTATCTCCTTTATTCGAGACAATACTAGATCATGTAGATGTATACCCTGATTACGATAACGAATCTCTTCAAATGCAAGTATCAGCTCTAGGTTATGATGATTACATCGGAAGACTTGGTATAGGAAGAATTTATAAAGGTACTTTAAAAGAAGGCGAAACAGTTGCTATAACAAAAAGAGATGGTTCTGTTGGCAAAGGTAAAGTAGCTAAAATGTTCGTATACGAAGGATTAAACCAAGTTGCTAAAAAAGAAGCTAAAAGTGGAGATATAGTAGTTATATCTGGTATATCTGATATATCTATAGGAGAAACTCTTTGTAATGAAGATAATATATTACCTATGCCTATGATAAACATAGAAGAACCTACACTTTCTATGAACTTCTACGTTAATGATTCTCCATTCGTTGGTCAAAGTGGTAAATTCTTAACTACTAGACACTTAAAAGATAGATTAGAAAAAGAACTTGAAGTAAACGTAGGATTAAAAGTTGATTCACTAGATACTACTGATGGATACAAAGTATCTGGTAGAGGAGAACTTCACTTATCTATACTTATAGAGAGTATGAGAAGAGAAGGTTATGAGCTTGCAGTTTCAAAACCTGAAGTTTTAATGCATAAAGAAGACGGAGTTTTACTTGAGCCAGTTGAAAGAGTTATCTTAAATGTTCCTGATGAATATTCTGGACCAGTAATTTCTAAGCTTAACTTAAGAAAAGGTCTTATGGAAGGTATGTCTTCTGAGAATAACTACACAAAACTTGAGTATATAGTTCCTACAAGAGGTCTTATAGGTTATAGAAGTGAGTTTATAAACGACACTAGAGGAGAAGGTACTATAGTTCGTTCATTCGAAAGATTTGAAGAATACAAAGGTGAAATACCGCAAAGATTAAACGGAGTTTTAATCTCTCAAGCTAAAGGTGTTGCTATGGCTTATTCTTTATTCAACTTAAGTGACAGAGCTACAATGTTCATAAATCCTACTACAGAAGTTTATGAGGGTATGATTATAGGTATGAACTCTAGAAAAGAAGATATGACAGTTAACCCTTGTAAAAACAAGAAATTAACTAATACAAGATCTTCTGGATCTGATGATGCTGTTAAGTTATCTCCACCTAGAACATTCACTCTAGAAGAAGCATTAGAATTTATAGCTGATGATGAGCTTGTAGAAATCACTCCAGATGCTATAAGACTTAGAAAGAAAGTATTAAACGAAAACGATAGAGTAAAATACAATAAAAATAGAAAATAG
- a CDS encoding dicarboxylate/amino acid:cation symporter: MKKKLSLTMKIFIALGLGLVMGLILNSMPSGHVKDVLLIDGIFKLCGKVFINAIKMLVVPLVSVSLICGASAIGDVKKLGRVGVKTLVFYMMTTALAISVALLIGKFMNPGIGLDMSNIIKQEPTIGQSKSLVDVIIAMVPTNPIASMANGDMLPIIVFSLLMGISMALVGEKAQPVINIFESLNEIVMKMVMVVMEFAPIGVFALIANTFASVGLSAMANLGKYMIAVILALIIHATCTYMGVLTFVGRLNPIVFFKKFLPVAGVAFSTSSSNATLPVTIEAVENMGVSKNVASFTLPLGATINMDGTAIMQGVACVFISQVYGIDLSLQALLTIIATATLASVGTAGVPGVGMITLSMVLQSVGLPVEGIALIIGIDRVLDMSRTVVNITGDSVCTIVVAKTEGEFDEDMYYDQKVIEEVLN; encoded by the coding sequence ATGAAAAAAAAGCTTAGTTTAACTATGAAAATATTTATAGCTTTAGGGCTAGGACTAGTAATGGGACTGATATTAAATTCTATGCCATCTGGGCATGTAAAAGATGTATTATTAATAGACGGAATATTCAAACTTTGTGGTAAGGTATTTATAAATGCGATAAAGATGCTTGTCGTACCTCTTGTATCTGTATCTTTGATTTGTGGAGCATCTGCAATTGGAGATGTTAAAAAATTAGGAAGAGTAGGGGTTAAAACTCTTGTTTTCTATATGATGACTACTGCTCTTGCTATAAGTGTAGCTTTATTAATAGGTAAATTTATGAATCCTGGGATTGGACTTGATATGTCTAATATAATAAAGCAAGAACCTACTATTGGACAATCGAAATCACTTGTTGATGTTATTATAGCTATGGTACCGACAAATCCTATAGCTTCAATGGCAAATGGAGATATGCTTCCTATAATCGTTTTCTCTCTATTAATGGGAATAAGTATGGCTTTAGTTGGAGAAAAAGCGCAACCTGTAATCAATATATTTGAATCTTTAAATGAAATAGTGATGAAAATGGTTATGGTTGTTATGGAGTTTGCACCTATTGGAGTATTTGCACTTATAGCTAATACATTTGCGAGTGTTGGGCTATCTGCAATGGCGAACCTAGGAAAATACATGATAGCAGTTATATTGGCATTAATAATACATGCAACATGTACTTATATGGGAGTACTTACATTTGTGGGTAGATTAAATCCTATAGTATTCTTTAAAAAGTTTTTACCAGTAGCTGGTGTGGCTTTCTCAACTTCATCAAGTAATGCAACACTTCCTGTTACTATCGAAGCTGTTGAAAACATGGGAGTATCTAAAAATGTTGCATCGTTTACACTTCCACTAGGTGCTACTATAAATATGGATGGAACTGCTATAATGCAAGGAGTTGCTTGTGTATTTATATCTCAAGTGTATGGTATTGATTTAAGCTTACAGGCTCTTTTAACTATAATAGCTACAGCTACGCTTGCATCAGTTGGAACTGCTGGAGTACCTGGAGTTGGAATGATTACATTATCAATGGTATTACAATCAGTAGGACTTCCTGTTGAAGGTATAGCTCTTATAATAGGTATAGATAGAGTTTTAGATATGTCTAGAACTGTTGTAAATATAACTGGAGATTCAGTATGTACGATCGTTGTAGCTAAAACTGAAGGCGAATTCGATGAAGATATGTACTACGATCAAAAAGTAATAGAAGAAGTTTTAAACTAA
- a CDS encoding HD-GYP domain-containing protein has product MRLVNVNYIDVEKYEYYVAKPIYSNGIVLLQENVKLNLSYVKQLNSKDIQYIYVSDEISEGIEPNDTISTEKYREVKDVIKDQFNMAKKGKNIGLNMNMINNTVSELLDIITSKRDISHSINEIRMTDDYLYEHSLNVMVSCMYTGILMKYDKIKLHKLALGALLHDVGKVFIDSEILNKPGKLTPEERIEIEKHPEIGYRYVSDNYGSEISSLSKQIILQHHEKWNGKGYPNQLSGDCIYGMARICSVADVFDALTSDRVYRKKMPIYKASEYIYSLGHNDFDFEIVKLFLSRIVKFKEGSIVKLSDGSKGIVYNQNKHMLDRPIIKLLVDRNGKNITYKNIFIDLIEEKTLFIEKQLENIFSN; this is encoded by the coding sequence GTGAGACTTGTAAATGTTAATTATATAGATGTTGAAAAATATGAATATTATGTAGCTAAGCCTATATATTCAAATGGGATAGTATTGCTCCAAGAGAATGTTAAGTTGAATCTTAGTTATGTTAAGCAACTTAATTCAAAAGATATACAATATATTTATGTAAGTGATGAAATATCAGAAGGAATAGAACCAAATGATACAATATCAACTGAAAAGTATAGAGAAGTAAAAGATGTTATAAAAGACCAGTTTAACATGGCTAAAAAAGGTAAAAATATAGGTCTTAATATGAATATGATAAATAATACTGTTTCTGAACTTTTAGATATAATAACATCTAAAAGAGATATATCACACAGTATAAATGAAATTAGAATGACTGATGATTACTTATACGAGCACAGTTTGAATGTTATGGTATCGTGCATGTATACTGGTATTCTTATGAAATATGATAAAATAAAACTTCATAAATTAGCTTTGGGAGCTTTGTTGCATGATGTTGGAAAGGTTTTTATAGATTCTGAAATTTTGAATAAACCAGGAAAACTAACACCTGAGGAGAGAATTGAAATTGAAAAACATCCTGAAATTGGATATAGATATGTAAGTGATAATTATGGAAGTGAAATATCATCTTTAAGTAAGCAAATTATTTTACAGCATCATGAAAAGTGGAATGGAAAAGGGTATCCTAATCAGTTGTCAGGGGATTGTATATATGGAATGGCTAGAATATGTTCTGTAGCAGATGTATTTGATGCTTTAACTAGTGATAGGGTGTATAGAAAGAAAATGCCTATATATAAAGCTTCTGAGTATATATATAGTTTGGGGCATAATGACTTTGATTTTGAAATAGTTAAATTGTTTTTATCTAGAATAGTAAAATTTAAAGAAGGATCTATAGTAAAACTATCTGATGGATCTAAGGGTATTGTATATAATCAAAATAAACATATGCTAGATAGACCGATTATAAAATTACTTGTAGATAGAAATGGTAAGAATATAACATATAAAAATATATTTATAGATTTAATAGAGGAAAAGACTTTGTTTATAGAGAAACAATTAGAAAATATATTTTCTAATTAA
- a CDS encoding ATP-binding protein produces the protein MKELKKNMLIGLIVAFVSQIYINIFNDDFRVSAGIIFLSIIFIFFKNVDIVITSIVTANIVFVLRVIISCFGGNSLYYSFEVNYPVIFFYLSFGIVFNLLKIRSQKNIYLLFTSLCMSEFVGNLVETVFRYNVDFDIQNIKVLIMVCIVRSSIALIFVNIIKEYNILIEKEEHDERYRKLLFLISSLKTEIYFMDKNMDNIEDVMSSSFRLYEKLDALDVDEDIKSISLSITKDIHEIKKDYIRVIKGIEEVTHIKAKHKEMSLVYIFNILEDSTVKYIDSIGSGIQVNFNTGKDVKVKDHYILISILRNLINNSIESINGTKGVVDVSYFYENEKFIFLVSDNGNGIRNSDKNYIFNPGFSTKFNMDTGDMNRGIGLTIVKEMVEGRFNGCISVESEQGIGTEFQIIIPKEQLEG, from the coding sequence GTGAAAGAATTAAAAAAAAATATGCTTATAGGCTTGATTGTAGCTTTTGTATCTCAAATATATATAAATATATTTAATGATGATTTTAGAGTATCTGCTGGAATAATATTTTTATCAATTATATTTATATTCTTTAAGAATGTAGATATAGTAATAACCAGTATTGTAACAGCAAATATAGTATTTGTTTTGAGAGTTATTATATCGTGCTTTGGTGGAAATAGTCTTTATTATTCGTTTGAAGTTAATTATCCTGTGATATTTTTTTATTTAAGCTTTGGAATTGTATTTAATTTATTGAAAATTAGAAGTCAAAAGAATATATATCTTCTATTTACATCACTTTGTATGAGTGAATTTGTTGGAAATCTAGTTGAAACTGTATTTAGATATAATGTAGATTTTGATATTCAAAATATAAAGGTTTTGATTATGGTATGCATAGTTAGAAGTTCTATTGCTTTGATATTTGTAAATATAATAAAAGAATACAATATATTGATAGAAAAAGAAGAACATGATGAAAGGTATAGAAAATTATTATTTTTAATATCTAGCTTGAAAACGGAGATATACTTTATGGACAAGAATATGGATAATATAGAAGATGTTATGAGTAGTTCTTTTAGATTATATGAAAAGTTAGATGCGTTAGATGTAGATGAGGATATCAAGTCTATATCGCTTTCTATAACAAAAGACATACATGAAATTAAAAAAGATTATATAAGGGTTATAAAAGGTATAGAAGAGGTGACGCATATAAAGGCGAAGCACAAAGAGATGAGTCTTGTATATATATTTAATATACTTGAAGATAGTACTGTTAAGTATATAGATTCTATAGGCTCTGGTATTCAAGTAAATTTTAACACTGGAAAGGATGTAAAGGTTAAAGATCATTACATCCTAATATCTATACTTAGGAATTTGATAAATAATTCTATAGAATCTATAAATGGGACAAAAGGTGTTGTTGATGTTAGTTACTTTTATGAGAATGAAAAATTTATTTTTTTGGTATCTGATAATGGAAATGGAATAAGAAATTCTGATAAAAATTATATATTTAATCCGGGTTTTTCTACCAAGTTTAATATGGATACAGGTGATATGAACAGAGGTATAGGACTTACTATTGTGAAAGAGATGGTTGAGGGTCGTTTTAATGGATGTATAAGTGTTGAATCTGAGCAGGGTATAGGTACTGAATTCCAGATAATAATACCTAAAGAACAATTAGAAGGGTGA